A segment of the Peptoclostridium acidaminophilum DSM 3953 genome:
GGATAGAGCGTCGGTTTCCTAAACCGTGCGTCGCAGGTTCGATTCCTGCCGGGTGCACCATTTTTTTATTTGGAGGAAAAATGCAAGACATCGATTATATGCAGGAGGCCTTGAAACAGGCGAAAGTGGCATATTTGATGGGAGAGGTTCCAGTTGGCGCTGTCGTAGTCAAGGACGGCAGGATAATATCAAAGGCGCACAACATGAAGGAGTCTTTGGCAGATCCCACAGCGCATGCAGAGATGATTGCTATAAAGAAGGCCTCAGAGGCGCTTAAAGGCTGGAGGCTTAGCGATTGTACGCTGTACGTGACTATGGAGCCCTGCAGCATGTGTGCGGGAGCCATACTTCAAAGCAGAATGAGAAGACTTGTGTTTGGCACAAAGGATGAAAAAGCGGGAGCATGTGGCTCCAAAGTAAACCTACTTCAACACGACCTTTTCAACCACAATGTTGAAATAGTCGATGGCGTGCTCGAAAGCGAGTGCTCCGGGATACTTGTAGGTTTTTTTAAGTTATTGAGAGAAAGCAAGTGTGTTGAAAATAAATTTATCGCGGAGAGATGACCGAGCGGTTGAAGGTGCTCGCCTGGAAAGCGTGTATACAGGAAACTGTATCGGGGGTTCGAATCCCCCTCTCTCCGCCATTAAAAAGTCATAAAGTTTGCT
Coding sequences within it:
- the tadA gene encoding tRNA adenosine(34) deaminase TadA, producing MQDIDYMQEALKQAKVAYLMGEVPVGAVVVKDGRIISKAHNMKESLADPTAHAEMIAIKKASEALKGWRLSDCTLYVTMEPCSMCAGAILQSRMRRLVFGTKDEKAGACGSKVNLLQHDLFNHNVEIVDGVLESECSGILVGFFKLLRESKCVENKFIAER